A stretch of Sulfurimonas autotrophica DSM 16294 DNA encodes these proteins:
- a CDS encoding STT3 domain-containing protein — protein sequence MLTLTTENKKTLFYILIAFAFSVAMRLIWVYQFGGYAPFHFNGQFMINTNDGYIWAEGARDLLSGTSTNPNAQEYFDKFHQFNDLSPVTSAASQLTAFFVKILPFSFESIIFYMPVFLSSLVVIPIILIAKALKNLEMGLIAALVASVAWSYYNRTMAGYYDTDMLNIVLPMFLLWSIVWAVQTNKDIYLLFTALDILVYRWWYPQSYSLEFSFFGLILAYTLIFDRKNSYNYKLLAIMMFAMMNTDGFIRLGFVLAAFYAFKQEKYDKYIYYILGLSIIGFFATGGFDPIWAQLKGYVFRNSVSSTGKGLGLHFFTVMQTVREAGHIPFETFANRISGNTITFFISLLGYIYLLYKQRIMILSLPLVGLGFLAYVGGLRFTIYAVPVLAFGIAFLITEISEKFIKQIAVKDAQENRIKFLLMTVLTLGVLYPNYKHIEMYKVPTVFNANEVKVLDALGKKAKRDDYVISWWDYGYPIRYYADVKTLADGGKHNGAVNFPVSYMLTHTQKEAANMARLDVEYTEKKFKFQKEYKKEIEDKNLTVFSNIEYMTKDYGFTNANDFLSKLSLDVKLPKKTRDIYFYLPYRMINIYPTVTLFSNIDLMNGVKGKQPFFFASRNFKDLGNTIQLAQNIFLDKKTLQLTFGNKTVLIRRFVKTYYDKSMQLHKKVQPVNLSSNISVIFMSNYNTFLLVDEKTYNSLYIQLMVLQNYDKKLFEPVMLTPSVKVYKLKI from the coding sequence TTGTTAACACTTACAACAGAAAATAAGAAAACACTTTTTTATATACTCATTGCATTTGCTTTTTCAGTTGCTATGCGCTTGATTTGGGTCTACCAGTTTGGAGGCTATGCACCTTTTCACTTTAACGGGCAGTTTATGATCAACACAAATGACGGTTATATTTGGGCTGAAGGTGCGCGGGATTTACTCTCAGGAACGAGTACAAATCCAAATGCACAAGAGTATTTTGACAAGTTTCATCAGTTTAACGATCTCTCACCTGTAACATCGGCAGCGTCACAACTAACAGCATTCTTTGTCAAAATTTTACCGTTTTCATTTGAGAGTATTATATTTTATATGCCGGTTTTTCTAAGCTCACTTGTTGTCATCCCTATTATCCTTATAGCCAAAGCACTTAAAAATCTCGAAATGGGCCTTATCGCAGCACTTGTAGCTTCTGTGGCTTGGAGTTATTATAATCGTACAATGGCAGGGTATTACGATACCGATATGCTCAATATTGTTCTACCGATGTTCCTGCTTTGGTCTATCGTTTGGGCTGTACAAACAAACAAAGACATTTATCTGCTTTTTACAGCTTTAGATATTTTGGTGTATAGATGGTGGTATCCGCAAAGCTACTCTTTGGAATTTTCTTTCTTTGGTCTGATTTTAGCATATACTTTAATATTTGATAGAAAAAACTCATATAACTATAAACTGCTTGCCATTATGATGTTTGCTATGATGAATACAGATGGATTTATCCGCCTGGGCTTCGTTTTGGCTGCCTTTTATGCCTTTAAACAAGAAAAATATGACAAATATATTTACTATATTTTAGGGCTTTCCATAATTGGATTTTTTGCCACAGGAGGGTTTGATCCTATTTGGGCACAACTTAAAGGTTATGTATTTAGAAATAGTGTAAGTAGTACAGGCAAAGGACTTGGGTTGCATTTTTTCACAGTAATGCAGACAGTTCGCGAAGCCGGGCACATCCCTTTTGAAACATTTGCAAATCGTATAAGCGGAAATACTATAACATTTTTCATCTCTTTACTTGGTTATATTTACCTTCTTTATAAACAAAGGATTATGATACTGTCACTGCCTCTTGTAGGTCTTGGATTTTTGGCATATGTCGGCGGACTTCGATTTACTATTTATGCTGTTCCTGTTTTGGCATTTGGAATTGCCTTTTTAATAACAGAAATTTCTGAAAAATTTATAAAGCAAATAGCTGTTAAAGATGCTCAAGAAAATCGTATCAAATTTTTACTTATGACTGTTTTGACATTAGGTGTTTTATATCCAAATTATAAACATATAGAAATGTATAAAGTGCCAACAGTTTTTAATGCTAATGAGGTAAAAGTTTTAGATGCTTTAGGCAAAAAAGCAAAGAGAGATGATTATGTGATTTCTTGGTGGGATTACGGTTATCCTATCCGGTATTATGCTGATGTAAAGACTTTGGCAGACGGTGGAAAACATAATGGAGCAGTTAATTTTCCTGTGAGTTATATGTTGACGCACACGCAAAAAGAGGCTGCAAATATGGCAAGATTAGATGTTGAATACACAGAAAAGAAATTCAAATTTCAAAAAGAGTATAAAAAAGAGATAGAAGATAAAAATTTGACAGTTTTTTCCAATATAGAATATATGACAAAGGATTACGGTTTTACAAACGCAAATGATTTTTTAAGTAAGCTTTCATTAGATGTAAAACTACCTAAAAAGACAAGAGATATTTACTTTTATTTGCCATATAGAATGATAAATATCTACCCGACAGTGACACTTTTTTCAAATATAGACCTTATGAATGGAGTAAAAGGCAAGCAGCCTTTTTTCTTTGCAAGCAGAAATTTTAAAGACTTAGGAAATACAATACAGCTTGCACAAAATATATTTTTAGACAAAAAAACTTTGCAGCTTACTTTTGGAAATAAAACTGTGCTCATAAGAAGGTTTGTTAAAACTTATTATGATAAAAGTATGCAACTGCATAAAAAGGTACAGCCTGTAAACCTTTCATCAAATATAAGTGTAATATTTATGAGTAATTATAATACTTTTTTGTTAGTAGATGAAAAAACTTATAATTCACTTTATATTCAGCTTATGGTTTTGCAAAATTATGATAAAAAACTTTTTGAACCTGTCATGTTAACACCAAGTGTAAAAGTATATAAATTAAAAATATAA
- a CDS encoding glycosyltransferase family 2 protein, which produces MIKISVIIPTHNRYKLLKRAVASVCSQTFTADEVIIIDDGSNDETHQIIQDFPNIKYFYQKNQGVSSARNAGIIKAKNEWVAFLDSDDEWHLQKLQEQATFHKENPNIFMSYTDEKWVRNEKEIKVPKKFQKIGKDAFVENISYCNIAPSSVLLHKKLLDKYGLFDESLEVCEDYDLWLRIACSEKIGLINEKLIIKYAGHEDQLSFKHWGMDRFRIKSLEKLLDTEYEDLVLETLAEKYTLLLKGAIKYDKMADIEIYSSKLKFLRLKGQG; this is translated from the coding sequence ATCATAAAAATTTCAGTTATTATTCCTACACATAATCGCTATAAACTTTTAAAAAGAGCCGTGGCATCTGTCTGCTCTCAGACTTTTACAGCCGATGAAGTCATTATAATCGACGATGGTTCAAACGATGAAACACATCAAATAATACAAGATTTTCCAAATATAAAATATTTTTACCAAAAAAATCAAGGTGTTTCATCTGCAAGAAATGCAGGCATTATAAAAGCAAAAAATGAGTGGGTAGCATTTTTGGATTCTGATGATGAATGGCATTTGCAAAAACTTCAAGAACAAGCGACATTTCATAAAGAAAATCCAAATATTTTCATGAGTTATACAGATGAAAAGTGGGTAAGAAATGAGAAAGAGATAAAAGTGCCAAAAAAATTTCAAAAGATAGGCAAAGATGCTTTTGTAGAAAATATATCATATTGCAATATTGCTCCATCTTCCGTGCTTCTGCATAAAAAGTTGTTGGATAAATACGGCTTATTTGATGAGTCTTTGGAAGTATGTGAAGATTATGATTTATGGCTTAGAATTGCCTGTAGTGAAAAAATAGGCTTAATAAATGAAAAACTTATAATAAAGTATGCCGGGCATGAAGATCAACTTAGTTTTAAGCATTGGGGAATGGATAGATTTCGGATAAAATCATTAGAAAAACTCTTAGATACAGAGTATGAGGATTTAGTGTTAGAAACTTTGGCAGAAAAATATACGCTATTATTAAAAGGTGCCATAAAATATGATAAAATGGCAGACATTGAAATTTATAGCAGTAAATTAAAATTTTTAAGACTAAAGGGGCAAGGTTGA
- a CDS encoding transposase, whose amino-acid sequence MHTKLHHLDLQEHYQFVTFRTHDSVEEYVKRIQNSTDTEKIKQYKIDQYLDKSQNGAYFFEDAIDIMVDTILEEDENLYDVEIMAIMPNHIHILLKQNTNLDKIMKYIKGKSAVELNKYLKRDGKFWANGYFDKAIRDEEHFVSVYNYIKNNALKAGLTDERVFSKYE is encoded by the coding sequence TTGCACACAAAACTACACCACTTAGACCTGCAAGAACATTACCAGTTTGTAACATTTAGAACCCATGACAGCGTCGAGGAATACGTCAAACGTATACAAAACTCCACAGACACAGAAAAAATCAAACAATACAAAATAGACCAATATTTAGATAAGAGTCAAAATGGTGCTTATTTTTTTGAAGACGCTATAGATATTATGGTTGATACGATTTTAGAAGAAGATGAAAATTTATATGATGTAGAAATCATGGCAATAATGCCAAATCATATACATATTTTATTGAAACAAAATACAAATTTAGACAAAATTATGAAATATATAAAAGGTAAAAGTGCTGTAGAATTAAATAAATATTTAAAAAGAGATGGAAAATTTTGGGCAAATGGGTATTTTGACAAAGCAATAAGAGATGAAGAACATTTTGTCAGTGTGTATAATTATATAAAAAATAATGCACTCAAAGCAGGTTTGACGGATGAGAGAGTTTTTAGTAAATATGAGTGA
- the mqnE gene encoding aminofutalosine synthase MqnE has translation MNINNRINFDDALKLYDMDFFELGEFADKKRQELHGKKTYFNINRHINPTNVCADVCKFCAYSATRKNPNQYTMTHEDIMKIVAEVDAHGAKEVHIVSAHNPNVTLDWYLGIFKKIKTAYPHLHVKALTAAEVDFLSRHHGLSYDEVLDLMVENGVDSMPGGGAEIFDEKVRDYICKGKVTSDQWFEIHRKWHERGKKSNVTMLFGHIESRENRIDHMMRIRELQDITGGFNAFIPLVYQTENNYLKIEKPITANEILKTMAIARLVLDNVPNLKAYWVTSTVNLALVAQEFGANDLDGTIEKESINSAAGAKSANGVNLEDFTALIKNSGFTPVERDSVYNEIKVW, from the coding sequence ATGAATATAAATAATAGAATAAATTTTGATGACGCACTAAAACTGTACGATATGGACTTTTTTGAACTCGGTGAATTTGCCGATAAAAAACGTCAAGAACTTCACGGCAAAAAAACTTACTTTAATATAAATCGTCATATTAACCCGACAAATGTTTGTGCAGATGTGTGTAAATTTTGCGCTTATTCAGCAACCCGAAAAAATCCGAATCAATATACAATGACACATGAAGATATTATGAAAATTGTTGCCGAAGTAGATGCTCACGGTGCAAAAGAGGTGCATATCGTCTCCGCACATAATCCGAATGTCACACTGGACTGGTATTTGGGTATATTTAAAAAGATTAAAACGGCGTATCCGCATCTACATGTAAAAGCACTAACCGCTGCAGAAGTTGACTTTTTATCCCGTCATCATGGGCTTTCTTATGATGAGGTACTGGATTTGATGGTAGAAAACGGTGTCGATTCTATGCCTGGCGGCGGTGCTGAAATTTTTGATGAAAAAGTGCGTGATTATATCTGTAAAGGCAAAGTAACATCAGACCAGTGGTTTGAAATTCACAGAAAATGGCATGAACGCGGTAAAAAATCTAATGTTACCATGCTTTTTGGACATATAGAGAGTCGTGAAAACCGAATAGATCATATGATGCGTATACGTGAACTTCAAGATATTACGGGTGGATTTAATGCCTTTATCCCGCTTGTCTATCAGACGGAAAATAATTACTTGAAAATTGAAAAACCCATCACTGCCAATGAGATATTAAAAACAATGGCAATTGCAAGACTGGTACTTGATAACGTACCGAATTTAAAAGCATATTGGGTGACATCAACGGTAAACTTAGCACTGGTAGCACAAGAGTTCGGTGCAAATGATTTGGACGGAACCATAGAAAAAGAGTCCATAAACTCAGCCGCAGGCGCAAAAAGTGCCAACGGTGTAAATTTGGAAGATTTTACGGCACTTATAAAAAATAGCGGCTTTACACCCGTAGAGCGAGACAGCGTTTATAACGAAATTAAAGTGTGGTAA
- the lsrK gene encoding autoinducer-2 kinase, with amino-acid sequence MQKYLMAIDAGTGSIRAVIFDTKANQIAVGQREWTHLEEENVPNSMTFDCKHNWFLIVTCIQEAIQKAAINPDDILGVSATSMREGIVLYDEAGKELWAVANVDARASQEVRYLKENFADLEEEFYTASGQTFALGALPRLLWLKNNRPEIYNKVARISMIGDWILARLSGVIASDPSNGGTTGIFSLKERNWMPQMAAKVGIKETIFPKVLEVGSVMGFVTKKASDETGLSTSTKVIMGGGDVQLGAAGLGVVEAGQVAILGGSFWQQVVNIKSDVAPPKDMSVRVNPHVVRGLSQAEGITFFSGLVMRWFRDAFCELEMREAEEKGCDVYEILEQKAQKIPAGSYGILPIFSDSMKYKKWYHAAPSFLNLGLDDEKYNRASMFRSLQENAAIVSSINLEKIKEFSNVAFDEIVFAGGASKGQLWAQIVADVTGYRVKIPRITEATALGAAMAAGVGCGIYKDLASAAKELVVWEKTYEPNLENKKIYDKLKIKWQQAYEVQLKLVDDNITTSMWKAPGL; translated from the coding sequence ATGCAAAAATACCTCATGGCAATAGATGCAGGCACAGGTAGTATCCGTGCCGTAATTTTTGACACAAAAGCCAACCAAATAGCAGTCGGACAAAGAGAATGGACACATTTAGAAGAAGAAAATGTGCCAAATTCCATGACTTTTGATTGTAAGCATAACTGGTTTTTAATCGTTACATGTATACAAGAAGCGATACAAAAAGCCGCTATAAATCCTGATGATATTTTAGGCGTGAGTGCAACAAGTATGCGTGAGGGCATTGTTTTGTATGATGAGGCAGGTAAAGAGCTATGGGCTGTTGCCAATGTGGATGCACGAGCTTCACAAGAAGTGCGTTATTTAAAAGAAAATTTTGCAGACCTTGAAGAAGAATTTTATACAGCTTCAGGGCAAACCTTTGCTTTGGGTGCATTGCCTCGGCTTTTGTGGCTTAAAAATAATCGCCCTGAAATTTATAATAAAGTAGCCCGTATTTCGATGATAGGCGATTGGATTTTGGCACGTTTGAGCGGTGTGATAGCGAGTGATCCGAGCAATGGCGGGACAACAGGTATTTTTAGTTTAAAAGAGAGAAATTGGATGCCGCAGATGGCTGCAAAAGTCGGTATTAAAGAGACTATTTTTCCTAAAGTTTTAGAAGTAGGCTCTGTTATGGGCTTTGTTACAAAAAAGGCTTCTGATGAGACAGGGCTTTCAACATCTACAAAAGTTATTATGGGTGGTGGAGACGTTCAGCTCGGTGCAGCAGGTTTGGGTGTTGTAGAAGCTGGACAAGTGGCAATATTAGGTGGTTCTTTCTGGCAGCAGGTCGTTAACATCAAAAGTGATGTCGCACCGCCAAAAGATATGAGCGTGCGAGTGAATCCACATGTAGTTAGAGGGCTCTCACAAGCTGAGGGCATTACATTTTTCTCAGGACTGGTTATGCGTTGGTTTCGAGATGCTTTTTGTGAGTTGGAAATGAGAGAAGCAGAGGAAAAAGGCTGTGATGTGTATGAAATTTTAGAGCAAAAAGCGCAAAAAATTCCGGCTGGCTCTTATGGGATACTTCCTATATTTTCAGACTCTATGAAGTATAAAAAATGGTACCACGCAGCACCTAGCTTTTTAAATCTCGGGTTGGATGATGAGAAATATAATCGTGCTTCAATGTTTAGAAGTTTACAAGAGAATGCAGCAATAGTCTCAAGTATAAACTTAGAAAAGATAAAAGAGTTCAGCAATGTAGCGTTTGATGAAATCGTTTTTGCAGGCGGTGCGAGCAAAGGTCAACTTTGGGCACAGATAGTAGCAGATGTGACAGGTTACAGAGTAAAAATTCCTCGCATTACGGAGGCAACAGCCTTGGGTGCTGCCATGGCTGCGGGCGTAGGCTGTGGTATTTATAAAGATTTGGCAAGTGCAGCAAAAGAGCTGGTAGTTTGGGAAAAAACTTATGAACCGAATTTGGAAAATAAAAAAATTTATGACAAATTAAAAATCAAATGGCAGCAGGCATATGAAGTACAATTAAAGCTAGTTGATGATAATATCACGACTTCAATGTGGAAAGCCCCCGGATTATAA
- a CDS encoding class II aldolase/adducin family protein, whose translation MDNLWNEKKANACKNDLDLRVYSSNLLGQNDELVLHGGGNTSLKNKIDGEDVLHVKGSGWDLASIKAEGFAPVKLDALLEMAKLPELSDSEMVRLQREAMIDKSAPNPSVEAILHALIPYKFVDHTHADAIVTISNSVNGDEHIVNLFPNFLIVDYVMPGFELAHKIYEMTKDLDWESIDGIILHHHGIFTFDNDAKKSYDKMIEAVIKAEDFLDEHALVHLEHNYVHSDCDIGKITKVLSRAKGYDVSININQSPLASFYASQENLKEFASRGVLTPEHIIRTKRVPLIMEDTDLEGSIERYIKEYRAYFNKYAKDEVMLNPAPNYMIIKNLAVISFGKTREEAAIINDIVNHTMLAVLRADKLGGYQSISEEESFQMEYWELEQAKLKK comes from the coding sequence ATGGATAATTTATGGAATGAAAAAAAAGCAAACGCCTGCAAAAATGATTTGGACTTACGAGTCTACAGCTCAAATCTTTTAGGACAGAATGATGAACTGGTTCTGCACGGCGGAGGAAATACCTCGCTTAAAAATAAAATAGACGGCGAAGATGTGTTACATGTAAAGGGCAGTGGCTGGGACTTGGCAAGCATAAAAGCAGAAGGTTTTGCTCCTGTAAAACTTGATGCACTCCTGGAAATGGCGAAACTGCCAGAACTCAGCGACAGTGAAATGGTGCGCCTGCAACGAGAAGCGATGATAGATAAGTCTGCGCCAAATCCTTCAGTAGAGGCGATACTGCATGCCCTTATTCCTTATAAGTTTGTAGACCACACACATGCGGATGCAATAGTTACTATTTCAAATTCAGTCAATGGAGACGAGCATATCGTAAATCTCTTTCCAAATTTTTTAATCGTTGATTATGTAATGCCGGGCTTTGAGCTGGCGCATAAAATATATGAGATGACAAAAGATTTGGACTGGGAGAGTATTGACGGCATCATTTTACATCATCATGGTATTTTTACCTTCGATAATGATGCGAAAAAATCTTATGACAAAATGATTGAAGCGGTCATAAAAGCAGAAGACTTTTTGGATGAGCATGCACTTGTCCATTTAGAGCACAATTATGTTCATAGCGATTGTGATATCGGCAAAATCACTAAGGTTTTATCACGAGCAAAAGGCTATGATGTTTCTATCAACATCAACCAGTCTCCTTTAGCCTCTTTTTATGCTTCACAAGAGAATCTCAAAGAGTTTGCTTCTCGCGGAGTTTTAACGCCTGAGCATATTATACGAACAAAAAGAGTGCCTTTAATAATGGAAGATACTGATTTAGAAGGCAGTATTGAAAGATACATAAAAGAGTATAGAGCGTATTTTAACAAGTATGCAAAAGATGAGGTGATGTTAAATCCTGCACCAAATTATATGATTATAAAAAATCTTGCAGTCATCTCTTTTGGCAAAACTAGAGAAGAGGCAGCAATCATAAATGATATAGTAAATCACACAATGCTTGCAGTCTTACGTGCCGATAAACTCGGCGGATACCAAAGCATCAGCGAAGAAGAGAGTTTTCAAATGGAATACTGGGAACTGGAACAGGCAAAACTGAAAAAGTAA
- a CDS encoding putative quinol monooxygenase — translation MTITKSVTFIAKEGCEDKMKELLSAMVKPSKAEKGCLFYEIFQYENDRKRFMAVETWENEAALDGHKASAHYKVYKSSYEPYCEDKYTDELEVLGVNYG, via the coding sequence ATGACAATTACAAAAAGCGTAACATTTATAGCAAAAGAGGGCTGTGAAGATAAAATGAAAGAACTCTTATCTGCCATGGTTAAGCCAAGTAAAGCAGAAAAAGGGTGCCTGTTTTATGAGATTTTTCAATATGAAAATGATAGAAAAAGATTTATGGCAGTAGAGACCTGGGAAAACGAGGCCGCTTTAGACGGGCATAAAGCCTCAGCACATTACAAAGTATATAAATCTTCATATGAACCGTATTGCGAAGATAAATATACAGATGAATTAGAAGTTTTGGGGGTAAATTATGGATAA
- a CDS encoding DUF294 nucleotidyltransferase-like domain-containing protein encodes MNLLLEIENVIEKKGSDFELSKLFKQYIKEYKESLPELFTKNQGKDFLVRHTKKLDSIIELMYKTVLRRAFGNYLPMRSSIPIAIVALGSYGREQLCVHSDIDLLIVYKDVEGYNCELIIEKLFYLALDAGMKLGHRVHEIDDLFKASTEDVTIKTSLMESRLITGSPFTWHATQRELNKIRLHEQKKFLLAKIKEAQERRKKYPTSMQPNIKKSVGGLRDAQLIYWVAKTIYGINSTKELSGAVFSDEEYKEFRIALELLYRVRSALHLITNRQEDRLLLEYIPQVSKLLGFKEQKKLASKVLEAQWRINNFAQIFVKKMVRPFIYDAKHIAAFRRNRLQKGFYEYNSRLYASFKLQPQEISDLLQLLIKLKDKDYRFDAGFLHQFTITKISHPLEDTTYALLKKLFKKAHIASFLKLFYDAGILPELFENFKKVMHLPQFDGYHHYPVDIHSIKCVQALENIKEPFLQALYNEMDEEEKLILKIVVFFHDSGKGRKQDHSEVGAKLVVQFAKYINLNEELTKRAVVLVKQHILMSNVAFKENIHNEKTLYKFMSKVGDAKNLKLLYILTYADISGVGGDIYNSFNSKLLYDLYLSALEIAQNTGRITDAKKRLLIEAKVKNLDEFKELPSLLQKKILTIESNLFFFKHSPQDIINIAKIAKETKEYSFRVKNVNSLSIEIYRRIPLNISYLLATLAHLNVASMEIFTLFDSIKYFKIEFIQNVDSNVLVEVQDIIDNAFDMDKEVKLKNVNIKREEISIDCEHSLTHAELAIHTANQIGLLAYVMHKFEELNINIITAKIHSSKHKVRDSFLMEKQNDICNNVEKIYELLSDNTK; translated from the coding sequence ATGAATTTACTTTTAGAAATAGAAAATGTTATAGAAAAAAAAGGTTCTGACTTTGAACTCTCAAAACTCTTCAAACAATACATAAAAGAGTACAAAGAATCTTTGCCTGAGTTGTTTACAAAAAATCAGGGTAAAGATTTTTTGGTACGTCATACAAAAAAACTTGACTCCATTATAGAATTGATGTACAAAACTGTCCTGCGCCGTGCTTTTGGAAACTATCTGCCTATGCGAAGTTCCATTCCTATTGCCATTGTTGCCCTTGGCAGTTACGGACGGGAGCAGCTTTGTGTGCACAGTGATATTGACTTGCTTATAGTTTATAAAGATGTCGAGGGTTACAATTGTGAACTTATCATCGAAAAACTTTTTTATCTTGCACTTGATGCCGGTATGAAACTCGGTCACAGAGTACATGAAATAGATGACCTTTTTAAAGCCAGCACAGAAGATGTCACCATAAAAACTTCTTTAATGGAATCAAGACTCATTACAGGTTCCCCATTTACCTGGCATGCAACACAAAGAGAGCTAAATAAAATTCGTCTGCATGAGCAAAAAAAGTTTCTTCTTGCTAAAATCAAAGAAGCGCAGGAGCGCAGAAAAAAATATCCGACTTCTATGCAGCCAAATATAAAAAAGAGTGTCGGCGGGCTTCGAGATGCACAGCTTATTTACTGGGTGGCAAAAACAATCTACGGTATCAACAGCACAAAAGAACTCAGTGGCGCAGTCTTTAGCGATGAAGAATACAAAGAATTTCGTATAGCGCTTGAGCTGCTTTACAGAGTCCGCAGTGCCTTACATCTTATCACGAACAGACAAGAAGACAGGCTCCTTTTAGAATATATTCCTCAGGTCAGCAAACTTTTAGGCTTTAAAGAGCAAAAAAAACTTGCAAGTAAAGTTTTGGAAGCCCAATGGCGCATCAATAATTTTGCACAAATTTTTGTCAAAAAAATGGTACGTCCTTTCATATATGATGCTAAACATATAGCTGCTTTTCGAAGAAACAGACTCCAAAAAGGTTTTTATGAGTACAATTCAAGACTTTATGCTTCTTTTAAACTCCAGCCACAGGAAATCTCTGACTTACTACAGTTACTTATAAAACTAAAAGACAAAGATTACCGCTTTGATGCCGGTTTTTTACATCAATTTACTATTACCAAAATTTCACACCCTCTTGAAGACACAACCTATGCACTCTTAAAAAAGCTTTTCAAAAAAGCACATATTGCTTCATTTTTAAAGCTTTTTTATGATGCGGGAATACTGCCGGAACTTTTTGAAAACTTTAAAAAAGTAATGCATCTGCCGCAATTTGACGGGTATCATCATTATCCTGTAGACATTCACTCCATAAAATGTGTCCAGGCACTCGAAAATATCAAAGAACCTTTTTTACAAGCTCTGTATAACGAAATGGACGAAGAGGAGAAGCTGATACTTAAAATTGTAGTATTTTTTCATGACAGCGGCAAAGGCAGAAAGCAAGACCACAGTGAAGTTGGTGCAAAACTTGTCGTTCAATTTGCAAAATATATAAATCTCAATGAAGAGCTGACAAAAAGAGCTGTTGTCCTCGTAAAACAACATATACTCATGAGTAATGTCGCTTTTAAAGAAAATATACACAATGAAAAGACACTGTACAAATTCATGTCAAAAGTAGGTGATGCCAAAAATCTTAAACTGCTGTATATTCTCACCTATGCAGACATCAGCGGTGTAGGTGGAGATATTTACAACTCTTTTAATTCTAAGCTGTTGTATGATTTGTATCTCAGTGCACTCGAAATTGCCCAAAATACGGGAAGAATTACCGATGCAAAAAAAAGGCTCCTCATTGAAGCCAAGGTTAAAAATCTTGATGAGTTTAAAGAGCTGCCAAGTTTATTGCAAAAAAAAATTTTAACCATAGAGTCAAATCTTTTTTTCTTTAAACATTCACCTCAAGATATTATTAACATTGCAAAAATAGCCAAAGAAACAAAAGAATACAGCTTTAGAGTAAAAAATGTCAACTCTCTAAGTATAGAAATATATCGAAGAATCCCATTAAATATCAGTTACCTGCTTGCTACATTAGCCCACCTTAATGTTGCTTCTATGGAAATTTTTACACTTTTTGACAGTATCAAATATTTTAAAATCGAATTTATACAGAATGTAGACTCTAATGTACTTGTTGAAGTCCAAGATATTATAGACAATGCTTTTGATATGGACAAAGAAGTAAAACTCAAAAATGTCAACATAAAAAGAGAAGAAATTTCAATAGATTGTGAACACTCTCTCACCCACGCCGAGCTTGCCATTCATACTGCAAACCAAATAGGTCTTTTAGCTTATGTAATGCACAAATTTGAAGAATTAAATATAAATATCATTACAGCAAAAATTCACTCAAGCAAACATAAAGTAAGAGACAGCTTTTTAATGGAAAAACAAAACGATATATGTAATAATGTCGAAAAAATTTATGAATTATTGTCAGATAATACAAAATAA